From Bordetella flabilis, the proteins below share one genomic window:
- a CDS encoding SDR family NAD(P)-dependent oxidoreductase has translation MVVFVTGATAGFGEAITERFIADGHHVVAAARRADKLDALRARLGERLHPLVLDVCDAEAVAALPRTLPKPFADVTVLVNNAGLALGMEPAQRASLDDWQRMIDTNVTGLVHITHALLPGMVQRNVGHVINIGSVAGTYPYAGGNVYGASKAFVRQFSLNLRADLIGTALRVTNIEPGMVGGTEFSTVRFKGDAAKAASRYEGVTCLTAADIAEAVAWVSGLPAHVNINTLEVMPVSQSFSPLSITRDVR, from the coding sequence ATGGTTGTTTTCGTAACTGGCGCGACCGCCGGCTTCGGTGAAGCGATCACCGAACGTTTCATCGCCGACGGGCACCATGTCGTCGCCGCTGCCCGGCGCGCCGACAAGCTGGACGCGCTGCGCGCGCGCCTCGGGGAACGTCTGCACCCGCTGGTGCTCGATGTATGCGACGCCGAAGCCGTGGCGGCGCTGCCACGAACGCTGCCGAAGCCCTTCGCGGACGTGACAGTGCTGGTGAACAACGCCGGCCTGGCGCTCGGCATGGAGCCGGCCCAGCGCGCCAGCCTGGACGATTGGCAGCGCATGATCGACACGAACGTCACTGGCCTGGTCCATATCACCCACGCACTGCTGCCGGGGATGGTGCAGCGCAATGTCGGCCATGTCATCAACATCGGATCGGTGGCCGGCACCTATCCCTATGCCGGCGGCAACGTCTATGGCGCCAGCAAGGCCTTCGTGCGGCAGTTCAGCCTGAACCTGCGCGCGGACCTCATCGGCACCGCATTGCGGGTTACCAATATCGAGCCGGGCATGGTGGGCGGGACGGAGTTCAGCACGGTCCGTTTCAAGGGTGACGCAGCCAAGGCCGCCAGCCGATACGAAGGCGTGACCTGCCTCACCGCGGCCGACATTGCCGAAGCGGTCGCCTGGGTCAGCGGCCTGCCGGCGCACGTCAATATCAACACGCTGGAAGTCATGCCGGTGTCGCAGTCTTTCTCGCCGCTGTCCATAACGCGCGACGTCCGTTGA